In Besnoitia besnoiti strain Bb-Ger1 chromosome I, whole genome shotgun sequence, the genomic window ctctccccgctgccgcctgcgcgccttcgtgcgcctgagccgccgcggagcatGTCGtgagcagacgaagaaaggaCGGAATCGCTCCCAGCCTAAAGAATTagacgcatatatatatgtagatagaCAGACAATATGACTGATAGatatacagatagatagatgcgCTCACGATTTCTACGCATAGAGCtgtacatctatatatacatgtaaatatatatatatatatatatatacatacgctTAGGGATGAAGTGTCTGTGGGTAAGTGTCAGAAGCGCCCACGTGGAAAGACTCACTTTTCAAAGTCTCGCGCGATTTCAGGGTAGTCATCCACGAGGCGCTGCACGAcagagagcgcagcgaggagatCTCGCGCTGAGCAAAACaggaaaaacagaaaaaaagtTGGAAATGCGAAAAAAGGGATCGGTGCTGCCCTCCCCTCCGATTGCCTGCTCCCGAATCGCGATCccagaaaaaaaaggaaagaaagaaaaaaaaaatcgcGAATAGGCAGGAAGCATTCCTAGACGGAGAAGGGTGTGACGGAGATACCGTGAAGTGTGAGCACACAGGAGGTTCAGCAAAAACACAAAACACGTCAGAACAGGAAACAAATGCGCAGGAATGCCAAACAGCAGAAACACGGGGGATGCTTGGCTCACGAGCGACGTCGGGGCTTCCGTTCTCGAACCGGTCGAGGATCGCGACTTGTTCCTGCAGGACTTTCGCAGGGTTTTCTTGTTTGCTCAACGCCTCCCGAATCGCGTTTTGAAGGAAATCACGGTCCTCCTGAGACAGGCCATGTGGGACAGTTCCATCTGCGAAAACGCAAGTAGACGCGGCGCATGTCGCCAGTGTGCAGTGTCCGTACAGACACATGAGCTTGGAAAACACGTactccctccctccccccaaGTCATGCGCCCCTGAGACGAATTCAGAGTTTGAAGAGAAGCGAGTGGAGAATCTGAGGGTTCGCCGCGGGAAGAAAGGGAAGACAGTCAAAGAGATGTTCACAGAGGGGGCGGacgtgcgcagacgcgaaacaGCTCTGCATACGGCTTGCGAGAGAGTGCATGGAAGCAAAAGTTGCTCGGcatgaagaagaaagaaggcgcgacggagacgcgcggcgaaaaGGCTCTAGGGTTCCTGGCATGGGAGAGACGAAAGATGCCAGATCTGTGTGCCCGCAGTGCAGGCAACGTCTACTTCATTGAGACACACAAACACCTGCTCGCGTTCGCTGCTTTCTTGACAAACGTGCGCGCTCAGTGCACACTCGCTGTATCTCGACGCGATGCCTCCCTTCTCTCGCCGGCTGACGGCGGAttcgccgcagagaggatTCCTCACCGTGGTACTCGATTGACCAGCGATACAGCCCCGGCCAGATGCCGCCGTCCGCCATAATGtgcggagagaaaaaaaaaaggagaaaagTGGAAAatcgaggcagaggaggagagaaaggaCGCAGTCGGGGCTACGACCAGCCAGCAAAACAGTGGGGGAGGCCGAGCGAGACGAACTGCTAACCAGGAGACGACAAAAAAAGGGAGGCAACACGGGGCGAACGACGACAAGCACAGAAGATGCggaggaaaaaagaaggaagagatCGACGCATCCAAAGAGGACGCCTACGACGGCCAGAGAGAAGTGAGAGGCTGACGGGGActttcgcgcctccgcgcagacgcgaagctgAGGGCTCCGGGtgcgggagagaagaagaaagtcGCGAGCGACAAGAgggaggagaaaaagagacttCTTGAGGTGTAAAATCAAAAAGTGACGAAAAAGTGACGAGGAAAATGGAAACTGAAGGAACAACCGGATGCGGAGCGCGTCTCTCCCAGGGAGGCACTCTCgggcgaagcggcaggcgccgcgagcaggagaggaagcaaAAAGAGCGAGAGATGACAAGAAGGATGTAGAGGGGCTTACAACGACGAGTGGAGAAACGGAAAACCGTTACAAGGGAAGGAGGACAGgcacgcagcgaagagacacgGGGGTCGCCGGGATTGCGGAGGGAGTTGCAGAGACAGGCTCCGCTAAACAGTGAaacagaaggcgagaaatTGGCGGTAGGACGCCGTGGACGCGCCAAGACACGCGAAGGAAATCAAGGAAAAGAGACGAtttcgccgctgccgcactgCCCGCCTCGTGCCTTTCAGCGACAGCCACGCTCTTTAGATgggggaaggagagaggaaccAGATAGGAGTGGAGAAAAAGATAGGAGTGGGAGTAAGATGCGAAAAACTCGCTGCAGAAAAGGGCTCTAGAGCGCGTGTTGGGGGGAAAGACAATCCACggtggaagaagagaaaaagaccCTTAAGAAACACGCCGCGGCAGGTACACCGGCAGAATCGCAGTCGTTGACTGAGGCGCGAGACAGCAAGGTCACGGCTTTTGCTCACCAGGCCTTCTCTCCTTTCGTGAAGAGCTAGAGAGGCCGTCGGGCCGGGCAGAGGAGTCATaaaaacagagaaacgaCGCGGTGACAGAAAGGAAAAGAGGAACAGAAGCGCGGAAAGACGGGGTGGGGCCTGCAGCGAAAAGCCGCCGGAAGGACGCTGCGTGTGCGAGAGATTCTCGAGGACAACACtcggagaaaaacgaagatgagagtcttctctctttcctAGTGGAGGTGACCAACTCGTGATCTTTCTTCGGCGTTTCTTTccgcgcgtttttcttccaTTCTCTGGTTGCCGatcgcttcttctcggctCCCTGTCACTCTCAGCCCGCCTGAGATGAACGCTGTCGCGGCGAGCTGTCGGCTTCCTCGATTTTTCCTCtgtttctcgtcttcttccctcttgcCTCGTCGTAATCCATCTCCCGGCTTCCTGAGGCCTTCCATGGTGGAGGTCTtgttcttccttctctctccccggAGGACGGCGATTCACGCGAGCCAGGTGACCTGGCGTGGACTGCTGGCGCCACGCTGTTGCTACGCCGATTTTTCTCAGTTGCGCTTGTCTTTCTTCGTGCGTCTTTCTTCCAGCGGCGCTTTGTCCGGCGTCGTTCTGCCTGCCGCAAATCTGCCTTCATTTCaccctctctctgcgtccgcccTCTCAggcttccttcctctccttcttaCTCCTCTTCctgcctccgctgtctcccgTGTTTGCCGTATGCTTTCCTacgccgtctcctcttcgtgcgtctctcttcttgctcgcgcacaccttctctcctctgggTCGCGACCcccgtgctgctgctggattGATTTCACGCTTCTCAAActccgcgcgctccgccgccttctctcgccgtcgccgcagggccTCACCTCGTCGAATGAACGgaaacacagaaaaagaaTATCTGGAGAGGGAGCGAAACGTCTCCGCGTGTCGCCAAAGGCTCGCTTGAACGCGCCTTCGGATTCGCATCGCGGCTTCGTTGCTTTTGTGAATCTTACGGCGCTGTAAAACCTCTTCGAGAGTCT contains:
- a CDS encoding hypothetical protein (encoded by transcript BESB_007650), coding for MRLRLRPLGRRRVEAQTLEEVLQRRKIHKSNEAAMRIRRRVQASLWRHAETFRSLSRYSFSVFPFIRRGEALRRRREKAAERAEFEKREINPAAARGSRPRGEKVCASKKRDARRGDGVGKHTANTGDSGGRKRSKKERKEA